From a region of the Candidatus Zymogenaceae bacterium genome:
- a CDS encoding DedA family protein, which yields MPALFVLAFCESSFFPIPPDVLLIALAISIPKRAFRYALACAIASVVGGALGYLIGLKFMELIGIPILNFYGYMDQFLRLQELFQAYDFWVVGMAGFTPIPYKVFTIASGACSIDFIRFMAASFVSRSARFFIVAGLIYLFGEPIKDFIDKYFNLLTIVFFALIVLGFVVIKYLV from the coding sequence ATGCCGGCACTTTTCGTGCTGGCGTTTTGCGAATCATCCTTTTTCCCGATACCGCCGGACGTGCTGCTCATCGCCCTTGCCATCTCTATTCCGAAGCGGGCTTTCAGGTACGCCCTTGCGTGTGCAATCGCGTCGGTGGTGGGGGGCGCCCTGGGGTATCTGATCGGATTGAAGTTCATGGAGCTGATCGGTATTCCGATTTTGAACTTTTACGGGTACATGGATCAATTCCTCAGACTTCAGGAGCTCTTCCAGGCCTATGATTTCTGGGTCGTGGGCATGGCGGGCTTCACGCCGATTCCATATAAGGTCTTTACCATCGCCTCGGGGGCGTGTTCCATCGACTTCATCCGCTTCATGGCGGCGTCATTCGTCAGCAGGAGCGCACGGTTCTTCATCGTGGCGGGATTGATCTATCTATTCGGCGAGCCGATAAAGGATTTCATCGACAAGTACTTCAATCTGTTGACCATCGTGTTTTTTGCACTGATCGTCCTCGGTTTCGTGGTCATCAAATATCTGGTGTAG
- a CDS encoding TIGR00725 family protein has translation MRKPNQIAVVGSGTEDDAIESQAREVCGMLAERGVIVICGGLGGAMRGASQGTKEAGGTAVGIIPGTDKDDANPFVDVTIVTGMGHARNALVVGSADGVIALAGGAGTLSEVALALKMRKPVVGLLAWGHIDGVMYATTPADAVRLILEEIQ, from the coding sequence ATGAGAAAACCGAATCAAATCGCGGTTGTCGGCTCAGGGACAGAAGACGACGCGATTGAGTCGCAGGCAAGAGAGGTGTGCGGAATGCTCGCGGAAAGGGGAGTAATCGTGATATGCGGGGGGCTGGGCGGTGCGATGAGGGGTGCATCACAGGGGACGAAGGAGGCGGGCGGCACGGCGGTGGGAATCATACCGGGAACAGACAAAGACGACGCCAACCCATTCGTCGATGTTACCATCGTGACGGGCATGGGACATGCGAGAAACGCGCTGGTCGTCGGTTCCGCCGACGGAGTGATCGCCCTCGCCGGGGGGGCCGGAACACTGAGCGAGGTGGCCCTGGCCTTAAAGATGAGAAAGCCGGTGGTGGGGCTTTTGGCCTGGGGGCATATAGACGGCGTCATGTATGCGACCACACCCGCTGACGCGGTTCGGTTGATCTTGGAGGAGATACAATGA
- a CDS encoding protein-L-isoaspartate(D-aspartate) O-methyltransferase produces MAPVDEYSISAQRMVSNQIESRGIRDERVLDAFRRVPRYRFVEDALRGQAYNDHPLPIGSGQTISQPYIVALMTEALELSGTESVLEIGTGSGYQTAILAELAGHVYSIERIEKLAKRSKGILEELGYTNITIKVDDGTQGWREYAPFDAIIVTAASPDVPSPLVDQLSDGGSLVIPVGGRISQELVKITRKGNGTKRTHMGDCRFVKLIGEHGWKN; encoded by the coding sequence ATGGCACCTGTAGATGAATACTCCATCTCTGCACAGAGGATGGTATCGAATCAAATAGAATCCCGGGGTATCAGGGACGAGAGAGTTCTGGACGCGTTTCGCAGGGTTCCCCGCTATCGATTCGTGGAGGACGCCCTCAGGGGGCAGGCATACAACGACCATCCCCTTCCCATCGGCTCCGGTCAAACCATCTCTCAGCCGTATATCGTCGCTCTGATGACCGAGGCGCTGGAGTTGTCGGGCACGGAATCGGTGTTGGAAATCGGCACCGGCTCGGGCTACCAGACAGCGATTCTTGCGGAGCTTGCCGGTCATGTCTATTCAATCGAGCGCATCGAAAAACTGGCAAAGAGATCGAAAGGCATCCTTGAGGAGTTGGGGTATACAAATATCACCATAAAGGTTGATGACGGCACCCAGGGATGGCGGGAATATGCGCCGTTCGACGCCATTATCGTCACCGCCGCGTCCCCAGACGTTCCGAGTCCACTGGTCGACCAGTTGTCCGATGGAGGGAGTCTTGTGATACCCGTGGGGGGAAGGATCAGCCAGGAATTGGTGAAAATTACTCGAAAGGGAAACGGAACAAAGCGCACCCATATGGGTGATTGTCGATTTGTCAAGCTGATAGGTGAACATGGTTGGAAAAATTAA
- a CDS encoding response regulator transcription factor has product MKKHTVMIAEDHTILRDGLKSLLTSEGDLDVVGEAEDGIVAIRLARKLLPDIILMDLSMPKMSGLGAIKEIKKISPYSKILVLTIHNTDEYIMEVLNAGADGYILKDANQEELIMAIKSVLSGGSYLSPGVSKKVINGYLEGKKELKVVSAWDSLTQREKDVLKMIAEGYKNKEIADNLCISVKTVEKHRANLMKKLDLHNASAVTAFALEKGLINQ; this is encoded by the coding sequence ATGAAAAAACACACCGTAATGATAGCGGAGGATCACACCATCCTCCGGGACGGACTCAAGTCTCTCTTGACATCCGAGGGGGATCTGGACGTGGTCGGGGAGGCCGAGGACGGAATCGTCGCCATACGACTTGCACGGAAACTTCTGCCCGACATTATCCTGATGGACCTCTCCATGCCGAAGATGAGCGGCCTCGGGGCAATCAAGGAGATCAAGAAGATCAGTCCCTACTCAAAGATACTCGTCCTCACCATTCACAACACAGACGAATATATCATGGAAGTGCTGAATGCCGGTGCGGACGGGTACATTCTCAAGGACGCCAATCAGGAAGAGTTGATCATGGCTATCAAGAGCGTCTTGAGCGGCGGCTCCTACCTGAGTCCCGGTGTATCAAAGAAGGTCATTAACGGATACCTTGAGGGGAAAAAGGAGCTGAAGGTCGTATCGGCCTGGGACAGCCTGACCCAGAGGGAAAAGGATGTGCTCAAGATGATCGCCGAGGGATATAAAAACAAGGAAATCGCCGATAACTTGTGTATCAGCGTCAAGACGGTGGAAAAGCATCGGGCCAACCTCATGAAAAAGCTTGACCTTCATAACGCCTCTGCGGTCACGGCATTCGCACTGGAAAAAGGGCTTATCAATCAGTAA
- the surE gene encoding 5'/3'-nucleotidase SurE has protein sequence MNILISNDDGIDALGISTLAAWIGRDNHVFVVAPDRERSAASHSLTLKHPLKVKNLGDDRYSVDGTPADCINLAVNTIMPVRPDLVLSGINHGANMGDDISYSGTVSAAKEGMLLGIPSLAFSLEMKHSHDFEPAARFAAKLVRFIQDNPVPPDTLLNINVPDRLVDNEVPYRITRQGQRIYDDTDIKKATARGGNYYTIRAHEIQFNTDIESDFYAVTNGYISITPLHLDMTNYSSIAELRTWHL, from the coding sequence GTGAATATTCTTATATCCAACGACGACGGCATAGATGCCCTGGGAATCTCAACCCTCGCCGCATGGATAGGGCGTGATAACCATGTCTTTGTCGTCGCCCCTGATCGGGAACGAAGCGCCGCCAGTCACAGCCTGACCCTCAAACACCCACTCAAGGTTAAAAACCTGGGAGACGATCGATACAGTGTGGACGGAACGCCCGCAGACTGCATCAACCTGGCTGTAAACACCATCATGCCGGTACGTCCGGACCTGGTGCTCTCGGGAATAAATCATGGGGCGAATATGGGGGATGATATTTCATACTCCGGCACCGTGTCGGCGGCGAAGGAGGGGATGCTTCTGGGTATCCCCTCTCTGGCGTTTTCCCTTGAAATGAAACATAGTCATGATTTTGAACCGGCGGCACGGTTTGCGGCGAAACTCGTTCGTTTCATACAAGACAATCCCGTCCCGCCGGATACGCTGCTGAACATCAACGTCCCGGATCGTCTTGTCGATAACGAGGTTCCATACAGGATTACCAGACAGGGGCAAAGGATATACGACGATACCGACATCAAGAAAGCAACCGCTCGTGGTGGCAACTATTATACAATCCGCGCCCATGAAATACAGTTCAACACAGACATCGAGTCCGATTTTTATGCCGTCACAAACGGCTATATCTCGATTACTCCCCTTCACCTCGATATGACGAATTACTCATCAATCGCGGAACTGAGGACATGGCACCTGTAG
- a CDS encoding response regulator, with translation MDTKEQINILYMEDNKGLAQLLQKLLSNRGYHVDIALNGREGLDTFEKGSYDVLILDHDMPEIDGLEVAKILSERNKLPPTIMVTGAGNENIAVEAMKIGVGDYIVKDVRSGYFDLLPSVIDRVLNQRRLERAHQQAQEELKRTKDELEIRVRDRTAELNKLNVELKHELAERIRAESLLRESEQRLRHLSSRLMQAQENERKRISGELHDSIGQSLTSIKMKLESLKRRTGRSDEGTHDMLSSTVELSGQTIEEIRRIVMDLRPSTLDDLGLIATLNWFVREHQGGCEDMTVEMNMSLKEEDIPHRLKTILFRVIQEAFNNAVKHSGADHIFILLERKDERLLLRMRDNGSGFDLEAFNASRRRYESMGLTSMRERIEFSGGKFHLDSRINEGTEVSAEWIISESVITD, from the coding sequence GTGGATACTAAAGAACAAATAAACATACTCTATATGGAGGATAATAAGGGCCTTGCCCAACTGCTTCAGAAGTTATTGTCCAATAGGGGATACCATGTCGATATCGCGTTGAACGGACGTGAAGGCCTGGATACATTCGAAAAGGGATCCTACGATGTCCTGATTCTCGATCATGATATGCCGGAAATCGACGGCCTGGAGGTCGCAAAAATTCTGAGCGAAAGAAACAAACTGCCGCCGACGATCATGGTAACCGGTGCGGGCAATGAGAACATTGCTGTGGAGGCGATGAAAATAGGGGTCGGCGATTATATCGTAAAGGATGTCAGAAGCGGGTATTTTGATCTGCTGCCCTCGGTGATTGATCGGGTGCTCAACCAGAGGCGACTGGAACGTGCCCATCAACAGGCGCAGGAGGAGCTGAAGAGAACAAAGGATGAACTGGAAATCCGTGTTCGTGATCGTACCGCGGAACTTAATAAACTGAACGTCGAGCTGAAACATGAGCTCGCCGAGAGAATCCGCGCAGAAAGTCTCCTACGGGAATCGGAACAGCGGCTCCGCCATCTTTCATCCCGCCTGATGCAGGCACAGGAGAACGAGAGAAAGCGTATATCCGGTGAGCTGCATGACAGCATCGGCCAATCGCTCACCAGCATCAAGATGAAGCTTGAAAGTCTCAAGAGGCGAACGGGTCGGTCAGACGAAGGGACACACGATATGCTTTCGTCCACGGTTGAATTGTCCGGGCAAACAATAGAAGAGATCAGACGGATCGTCATGGATCTCAGACCGTCGACCCTCGATGATCTCGGGCTCATTGCCACGCTCAACTGGTTTGTTCGTGAACACCAGGGTGGATGTGAAGACATGACGGTGGAGATGAACATGTCTCTCAAAGAGGAGGACATTCCTCACCGGCTTAAAACAATCCTGTTTCGGGTTATTCAGGAAGCTTTCAATAATGCCGTGAAACACAGCGGGGCGGACCATATCTTTATTCTCTTGGAGAGAAAAGACGAGAGGCTCCTGCTGAGGATGAGAGACAACGGCTCGGGCTTCGACCTCGAGGCGTTCAATGCGTCCCGACGAAGGTATGAATCAATGGGATTGACATCGATGAGAGAACGTATCGAGTTCTCCGGAGGAAAGTTTCATCTTGACTCGCGGATTAACGAAGGCACCGAGGTTTCAGCCGAGTGGATCATCTCGGAATCGGTGATTACTGATTGA
- a CDS encoding response regulator transcription factor translates to MNRTKDSKKRTVLIVDDHDQFRNSLKELITSRFSSFRCEEAKSGKDAMLLVETVQPDLIFMDIKLPDNNGLELTRRIKKTHPEKIIIVITQHDIPEYKEASLESGADYFISKGSMDTDDIVRLIEHFVT, encoded by the coding sequence ATGAACAGAACGAAAGATTCAAAGAAACGGACTGTTCTCATCGTCGATGATCATGATCAGTTCAGAAACTCTCTCAAAGAACTGATTACCTCTCGGTTTTCATCGTTTCGATGTGAAGAGGCGAAAAGCGGCAAGGATGCGATGTTGCTTGTGGAGACGGTTCAGCCTGATCTGATTTTTATGGATATAAAGCTTCCGGACAACAATGGTCTGGAATTAACCCGCCGTATTAAAAAGACACACCCGGAAAAAATCATCATCGTTATCACGCAACATGACATACCGGAATATAAAGAGGCTTCCCTGGAAAGCGGCGCCGACTATTTTATTTCAAAGGGATCGATGGACACCGATGATATCGTTCGGTTAATCGAGCATTTCGTGACGTAA